In the Sinorhizobium arboris LMG 14919 genome, one interval contains:
- a CDS encoding flagellar basal body-associated FliL family protein, whose protein sequence is MEEIESKETKSPSLVMTIAAVAVLTLVAAGGGWLAGMLLAPPPDEAAKALVELPANATGEEGIPKIAAAASGIVQLDPITTNLAYPTENWVRLEVALQFNGAPDVALAETIHQDIAAYLKTVSLQQIQGPRGFQYLRDDIQERVDLRSEGRVTNVMFRTFVIQ, encoded by the coding sequence ATGGAAGAAATCGAGAGCAAAGAAACGAAATCCCCCTCGCTGGTGATGACCATTGCCGCCGTGGCGGTGCTGACGCTCGTCGCCGCCGGCGGCGGCTGGCTCGCCGGCATGCTCCTGGCGCCGCCGCCTGACGAGGCGGCGAAGGCTTTGGTCGAGCTTCCGGCGAACGCGACCGGCGAGGAGGGCATACCGAAGATCGCCGCAGCGGCAAGCGGCATCGTGCAGCTCGATCCGATCACGACGAACCTCGCCTATCCGACCGAAAACTGGGTTCGCCTCGAGGTCGCGCTTCAGTTCAATGGCGCTCCCGACGTTGCGCTGGCGGAGACGATACACCAGGACATCGCAGCCTACCTCAAGACCGTGTCGCTGCAGCAGATTCAAGGACCGCGCGGCTTCCAATATCTCCGGGATGACATCCAGGAGCGGGTTGACCTGCGCTCCGAGGGCCGCGTAACGAATGTGATGTTCCGCACCTTCGTCATCCAATGA
- the fliP gene encoding flagellar type III secretion system pore protein FliP (The bacterial flagellar biogenesis protein FliP forms a type III secretion system (T3SS)-type pore required for flagellar assembly.) — protein MLRFATFIIAMTAMSGIAGAQTFPADILNTPVDGSVASWIIRTFGLLTVLSVAPGILIMVTSFPRFVIAFAILRSGMGLATTPSNMIMVSLALFMTFYVMAPTFDRAWRDGIDPLLKNEISETDAMQRMSEPFREFMLANTRDKDLQLFIDIAQEKGQTVVVDEKVDLRAVVPAFMISEIRRGFEIGFLIMLPFLVIDLIVATITMAMGMMMLPPTAISLPFKILFFVLIDGWNLLVGSLVRSFI, from the coding sequence ATGCTCCGGTTTGCCACCTTTATAATCGCCATGACGGCGATGTCGGGAATTGCCGGGGCTCAGACCTTCCCCGCCGATATCCTGAATACGCCGGTCGACGGCTCCGTCGCCTCGTGGATCATCCGCACCTTCGGCCTCCTGACCGTCCTTTCTGTCGCTCCGGGCATCCTGATCATGGTGACGAGCTTCCCGCGCTTCGTCATCGCCTTCGCGATCCTGCGCTCGGGCATGGGACTGGCGACGACGCCCTCCAACATGATCATGGTGTCGCTGGCGCTCTTCATGACCTTCTATGTCATGGCGCCCACGTTCGATCGCGCCTGGCGCGACGGCATCGACCCGCTCCTGAAGAACGAGATTTCCGAGACGGATGCGATGCAGCGCATGTCGGAGCCTTTCCGCGAATTCATGCTGGCCAATACCCGCGACAAGGACCTGCAGCTCTTCATCGACATTGCCCAGGAGAAGGGACAGACCGTCGTCGTCGACGAGAAGGTGGACCTGCGCGCCGTCGTGCCGGCCTTCATGATTTCGGAAATCCGCCGCGGCTTCGAAATCGGCTTCTTGATCATGCTGCCCTTCCTCGTGATCGACCTCATCGTCGCGACGATCACCATGGCGATGGGCATGATGATGCTTCCGCCGACCGCGATTTCACTGCCCTTCAAGATCCTGTTCTTCGTGCTGATCGACGGCTGGAACCTGCTCGTCGGCAGCCTCGTGCGCTCGTTTATCTGA
- a CDS encoding flagellin N-terminal helical domain-containing protein, producing MTSILTNNSAMAALQTLRSISSNMEDTQSRISSGLRVGSAADNAAYWSIATTMRSDNQALSAVQDALGLGAAKVDTAYSGMESAIEVVKEIKAKLVAATEDGVDKAKIQEEITQLKDQLTSIADAASFSGENWLQADLSGGAVTKSVVGSFVRDASGAVSVKKVDYSLNANTVLFDTVGDTGILDKVYNVSQASVTLTINTNGVEAKHTVAAYSLESLTEAGAEFQGNYALQGGNSYVKVENVWVRAETAAAGATGQEIAATTTAAGTITADSWVVDVDNAPAANVSAGQSVANINIVGMGAAALDALISGVDAALKDMTSAAASLGSISSRIDLQSEFVNKLSDSIDSGVGRLVDADMNEESTRLKALQTQQQLAIQALSIANSDSQNVLSLFR from the coding sequence ATGACAAGCATTCTCACCAACAACTCCGCAATGGCCGCGCTGCAGACGCTGCGCTCGATCTCTTCCAACATGGAAGACACGCAGAGCCGCATCTCCTCCGGTCTGCGCGTCGGTTCGGCCGCCGATAACGCCGCCTACTGGTCGATCGCGACGACCATGCGCTCCGACAATCAGGCTCTTTCCGCCGTTCAGGACGCCCTCGGCCTCGGTGCCGCCAAGGTCGACACCGCTTACTCCGGTATGGAATCGGCCATCGAAGTCGTTAAGGAAATCAAGGCCAAGCTCGTCGCCGCGACTGAAGACGGTGTCGACAAGGCCAAAATCCAGGAAGAAATCACCCAGCTCAAGGACCAGCTGACGAGCATTGCCGACGCAGCCTCCTTCTCCGGCGAGAACTGGCTGCAGGCGGACCTCAGCGGCGGTGCAGTGACCAAGAGCGTGGTCGGCTCGTTCGTCCGCGACGCAAGCGGCGCCGTCTCGGTCAAGAAGGTCGACTACAGCCTCAATGCCAACACGGTTCTCTTCGACACGGTCGGCGACACCGGCATCCTGGACAAGGTTTACAACGTTTCGCAGGCAAGCGTCACGCTGACGATCAACACCAATGGCGTCGAAGCGAAGCACACGGTTGCTGCCTATTCGCTGGAATCTCTCACCGAAGCCGGTGCGGAATTCCAGGGCAACTACGCCCTTCAGGGCGGTAACAGCTACGTCAAGGTCGAGAACGTCTGGGTTCGCGCCGAGACCGCTGCAGCCGGCGCCACGGGTCAGGAAATTGCTGCAACCACGACTGCGGCCGGCACGATCACTGCTGACAGCTGGGTCGTCGACGTCGATAACGCTCCTGCCGCCAACGTTTCGGCCGGTCAGTCGGTCGCAAACATCAACATCGTCGGCATGGGTGCGGCCGCCCTCGACGCCCTGATCAGCGGTGTCGATGCTGCGCTGAAGGACATGACCAGCGCGGCCGCTTCGCTCGGCTCCATCTCCTCGCGCATCGACCTGCAGAGCGAATTCGTCAACAAGCTCTCGGACTCGATCGACTCGGGCGTCGGCCGTCTCGTCGATGCGGACATGAACGAAGAATCGACCCGCCTGAAGGCCCTGCAGACTCAGCAGCAGCTCGCCATCCAGGCTTTGTCGATCGCCAACTCCGACTCGCAGAACGTCCTTTCGCTCTTCCGCTAA
- a CDS encoding flagellin N-terminal helical domain-containing protein: MTSILTNIAAMAALQTLRTIGSNMEETQAHVSSGLRVGQAADNAAYWSIATTMRSDNMALSAVQDALGLGAAKVDTAYSGMESAIEVVKEIKKKLVAATEDGVDKAKIQEEIDQLKDQLTSIADAASFSGENWLQADLSGGAVIKSVVGSFVRDASGAVSVKKVDYSLNANSVLFDTVGDTGILDKVYNVSQASVTLTINTNGVEAKHTVAAYSLESLTEAGAEFQGNYALQGGNSYVKVENVWVRAETAAAGATGQELAATTTAAGTITADSWVVDVDNAPAANVSAGQSVAGINIVGMGGAALDALISGVDAALTDMTSAAADLGSIAMRIDLQSDFVNKLSDSIDSGVGRLVDADMNEESTRLKALQTQQQLAIQSLSIANSASENVLTLFR; this comes from the coding sequence ATGACGAGCATTCTCACCAACATCGCGGCTATGGCCGCTCTCCAGACCCTTCGTACAATCGGCTCCAACATGGAAGAGACGCAGGCGCATGTCTCCTCCGGTCTGCGCGTTGGCCAGGCCGCCGACAACGCCGCCTACTGGTCGATCGCGACGACCATGCGCTCCGACAACATGGCGCTTTCCGCCGTTCAGGACGCCCTCGGCCTCGGTGCCGCCAAGGTCGACACCGCTTACTCCGGTATGGAATCGGCCATCGAAGTCGTTAAGGAAATCAAGAAAAAGCTCGTCGCCGCGACTGAAGACGGCGTCGACAAGGCCAAGATCCAGGAAGAAATCGATCAGCTCAAGGACCAGCTGACGAGCATTGCCGACGCAGCCTCCTTCTCCGGCGAGAACTGGCTGCAGGCGGACCTCAGCGGCGGTGCCGTGATCAAGAGCGTTGTCGGCTCGTTCGTCCGCGACGCAAGCGGCGCCGTCTCGGTCAAGAAGGTCGACTACAGCCTCAACGCCAACTCGGTCCTCTTCGACACGGTCGGCGACACCGGCATCCTGGACAAGGTTTACAACGTTTCGCAGGCAAGCGTCACGCTGACGATCAACACCAATGGCGTCGAAGCGAAGCACACGGTTGCTGCCTATTCGCTGGAATCTCTCACCGAAGCCGGTGCGGAATTCCAGGGCAACTACGCCCTTCAGGGCGGTAACAGCTACGTCAAGGTCGAGAACGTCTGGGTTCGCGCTGAGACCGCTGCAGCCGGCGCCACGGGTCAAGAGCTTGCCGCGACAACGACCGCAGCCGGCACGATCACTGCTGACAGCTGGGTCGTCGACGTCGATAACGCTCCTGCCGCCAACGTTTCGGCCGGTCAGTCCGTTGCCGGGATCAACATCGTCGGCATGGGTGGAGCCGCCCTCGACGCCCTGATCAGCGGTGTCGATGCTGCGCTGACGGACATGACCAGCGCTGCCGCCGACCTCGGCTCGATCGCCATGCGCATCGACCTGCAGAGCGATTTCGTCAACAAGCTCTCGGACTCGATCGACTCGGGCGTCGGCCGTCTCGTCGATGCGGACATGAACGAAGAATCGACCCGCCTGAAGGCCCTGCAGACTCAGCAGCAGCTCGCCATTCAGTCGCTGTCGATTGCGAACTCGGCTTCGGAAAACGTTCTTACGCTCTTCCGCTAA
- a CDS encoding flagellin, with the protein MTSILTNIAAMAALQTLRGIDSNMEETQARVSSGLRVGTASDNAAYWSIATTMRSDNMALSAVQDALGLGAAKIDTAYAGMENAVEVVKEIRAKLVAATEDGVDKAKIQEEIEQLKEQLKSIATAASFSGENWLQADLTAPVTKSVVGSFVRDSSGVVSVKTIDYVLDGKSVLFDTVGNGGILDKIYDVSQASVTLSINTGGVVSEHTVAAYTVDELISAGAVFQGNYALAGGVSYVQAEGVWVAAVASSAVPGQEIAAVTTAAAPITADSWIVDTAAAPAVSVAAPASVENIDITDATQAANLAALIRGVDEALEDLISATSALGSISMRIGMQEEFVSKLTDSIDSGIGRLVDADMNEESTRLKALQTQQQLAIQSLSIANTNSENILQLFRQ; encoded by the coding sequence ATGACCAGCATTCTCACCAATATTGCAGCGATGGCTGCACTGCAGACCCTGCGCGGTATCGATTCCAACATGGAGGAGACGCAGGCTCGCGTGTCGTCGGGCCTCCGCGTCGGCACCGCTTCGGATAACGCTGCCTATTGGTCGATCGCCACCACGATGCGATCGGACAACATGGCGCTTTCCGCTGTTCAGGATGCCCTGGGCCTCGGTGCGGCCAAAATCGACACGGCTTATGCCGGGATGGAGAATGCCGTCGAGGTCGTGAAGGAAATTCGTGCCAAGCTCGTTGCCGCGACCGAAGACGGTGTCGACAAGGCCAAGATTCAGGAAGAGATCGAGCAGCTCAAGGAGCAGCTGAAGAGCATTGCTACGGCGGCTTCCTTCAGCGGCGAGAATTGGCTCCAGGCGGATCTGACGGCGCCCGTCACCAAGAGCGTCGTCGGCTCTTTCGTTCGCGATTCCTCAGGGGTCGTCTCGGTGAAGACGATCGATTACGTCCTGGACGGAAAATCGGTGCTGTTCGATACGGTCGGCAATGGCGGAATTCTCGACAAGATCTATGACGTTTCACAGGCGAGCGTGACGCTGTCGATCAACACGGGCGGTGTTGTTTCCGAGCACACCGTTGCCGCCTACACTGTGGACGAACTCATCTCGGCCGGGGCGGTCTTTCAGGGCAACTACGCCCTCGCAGGCGGCGTGAGCTATGTTCAGGCGGAAGGCGTCTGGGTTGCCGCGGTAGCTTCGTCGGCTGTGCCCGGCCAGGAAATCGCTGCGGTGACGACCGCCGCAGCGCCGATTACCGCCGATTCCTGGATTGTCGACACAGCTGCGGCCCCGGCTGTCAGTGTCGCCGCACCCGCTTCCGTCGAGAATATCGACATCACCGACGCCACGCAGGCCGCAAATCTCGCCGCGCTGATCAGGGGTGTCGATGAAGCGCTCGAGGATCTGATTAGCGCCACTTCGGCGCTTGGTTCGATCTCCATGCGCATCGGCATGCAGGAAGAGTTCGTATCGAAGCTCACCGACTCGATCGACTCGGGCATCGGCCGCCTTGTCGATGCCGACATGAACGAGGAGTCCACCAGGCTCAAGGCGCTGCAGACGCAACAACAGCTCGCCATTCAGTCGCTGTCGATCGCAAACACCAATTCGGAAAACATCCTCCAGCTCTTCCGTCAGTAA
- a CDS encoding flagellin N-terminal helical domain-containing protein: MTSIMTNPAAMAALQTLRAINHNLETTQGRISSGFRVETAADNAAYWSIATTMRSDNAALSTVHDALGLGAAKVDTFYSAMDTVIDVMTEIKAKLVAASEPGVDKDKINKELTELKSQLISAAQSASFSGENWLHNGAAAALGTKSIVASFNRSADGSVTVSTLSYDTAKSVLIDVADPARGMLTKAVDADALHSAPAGTARNYYLIDAGAAPAGATEIKIGDATTDAQLGDMISVVDELISQLTDSAATLGAITSRIEMQESFVANLMDVIDKGVGRLVDADMNEESTRLKALQTQQQLGIQSLSIANTTSENILRLFQE, encoded by the coding sequence ATGACCAGCATCATGACCAACCCCGCCGCAATGGCGGCGTTGCAGACATTGCGCGCAATCAATCACAATCTGGAGACCACCCAGGGCCGCATCTCTTCGGGCTTCCGGGTGGAAACTGCGGCCGACAATGCCGCATACTGGTCCATCGCAACCACGATGCGGTCGGACAATGCCGCGCTGTCGACGGTCCACGACGCCTTGGGCCTCGGCGCCGCCAAGGTCGACACGTTCTATTCGGCGATGGATACGGTCATCGACGTGATGACCGAGATCAAGGCCAAGCTGGTCGCGGCAAGCGAACCCGGCGTCGACAAGGACAAGATCAACAAGGAGTTGACCGAGCTCAAGAGCCAGTTGATCTCGGCCGCTCAGTCCGCCTCCTTTTCCGGGGAGAACTGGCTCCATAACGGTGCGGCGGCAGCGCTGGGCACCAAATCGATCGTCGCCTCCTTCAACCGCAGCGCCGACGGCAGCGTTACGGTCTCGACGCTCAGTTACGACACCGCCAAATCTGTTTTGATCGACGTCGCGGACCCGGCGCGAGGTATGCTCACCAAGGCGGTCGACGCGGATGCACTTCACTCCGCGCCGGCCGGCACGGCGCGCAATTACTATCTCATCGACGCAGGCGCCGCACCCGCGGGAGCGACCGAAATCAAGATCGGCGATGCAACGACCGATGCGCAGCTGGGCGACATGATCAGCGTCGTCGACGAGCTCATCAGCCAGCTGACCGACTCGGCCGCAACGCTCGGGGCGATCACCAGCCGCATCGAAATGCAGGAAAGCTTCGTCGCCAATCTGATGGATGTGATCGACAAGGGCGTCGGCCGGCTCGTCGATGCCGACATGAACGAGGAGTCGACCCGGCTGAAGGCCCTGCAGACTCAGCAGCAGCTCGGCATCCAGTCGCTGTCGATCGCGAACACCACCTCCGAGAACATTCTCCGCCTGTTCCAGGAGTAG
- a CDS encoding flagellar motor protein MotB, with translation MSDDSHHNGKNEIIIVRRSGDGHAGHHGGGWKIAYADFMTAMMAFFLVMWLINAANEETKAAIAAYFNPVQLTDQKPAEKGLKDPAKDAQGEKTQQRSKVDGEQTKSGGSAKTGDQLTATSGEETKYSDADFFENPYSVLSEIAREAGHEANISVKGDGGAAQSGPSTGAAGGEAYRDPFDPDFWTKQVEVKDAGNTTDVASAANGSGPKAAGHAGRAKAVDTPDIEADAEDRQKEAEALKAEIEKELGGEAGRLLESLVVTPAEGGLLVTISEQTDAPMFAVGSAVPQKELVLAMEKIGRLLAERPGAVAVRGHTDGRPFKDGTYDNWRLSAARAQSAYYMLVRGGLEEERVKQISGFADRRLQVPNDPYAPANRRIEILLQSGQG, from the coding sequence ATGAGCGACGACAGCCATCACAACGGCAAGAACGAAATCATCATCGTCCGGCGTTCGGGTGATGGCCATGCCGGCCATCACGGCGGCGGGTGGAAGATCGCCTATGCCGACTTCATGACGGCAATGATGGCCTTCTTCCTCGTCATGTGGCTGATCAACGCCGCGAACGAGGAGACCAAGGCGGCCATCGCGGCCTATTTCAATCCGGTGCAGCTGACCGACCAAAAACCGGCGGAGAAGGGCCTCAAGGACCCGGCCAAGGATGCGCAGGGCGAAAAGACCCAGCAGCGTTCCAAGGTCGACGGCGAACAGACGAAGTCGGGCGGTTCGGCCAAAACCGGCGATCAGCTGACGGCGACATCGGGCGAAGAGACCAAATATTCCGACGCCGACTTTTTCGAAAATCCCTACTCGGTCCTGTCCGAAATCGCCCGCGAAGCGGGTCACGAGGCGAATATCAGCGTCAAGGGTGACGGCGGCGCGGCCCAGTCCGGGCCTTCAACCGGCGCCGCCGGGGGCGAAGCCTATCGCGATCCCTTCGATCCGGATTTTTGGACCAAGCAGGTGGAGGTAAAGGATGCCGGCAACACCACCGACGTGGCGTCAGCGGCGAACGGAAGCGGGCCGAAAGCGGCCGGTCACGCAGGGCGCGCAAAGGCCGTGGATACACCCGACATCGAGGCTGACGCGGAAGACCGGCAGAAAGAAGCCGAAGCGCTGAAGGCCGAGATCGAAAAGGAACTCGGCGGCGAGGCCGGGCGGCTTCTCGAAAGCCTCGTGGTAACGCCGGCCGAGGGCGGCCTGCTGGTGACGATCAGCGAGCAGACGGATGCGCCGATGTTCGCGGTCGGCTCGGCGGTGCCGCAAAAGGAGCTGGTGCTCGCGATGGAGAAGATCGGCAGGCTGCTCGCCGAGCGCCCGGGCGCCGTGGCCGTTCGCGGTCATACCGACGGACGGCCGTTCAAGGATGGCACCTACGACAATTGGCGTCTTTCAGCGGCACGCGCCCAGAGCGCCTATTACATGCTGGTGCGCGGCGGTTTGGAGGAGGAGCGCGTGAAGCAGATCAGCGGCTTTGCCGACCGGCGGCTTCAGGTGCCGAACGACCCCTATGCGCCCGCCAACCGGCGGATCGAAATCCTGCTGCAATCGGGCCAGGGCTGA
- the motC gene encoding chemotaxis protein MotC has product MLKRLGTILSASALAVPLAFGPARANGTEELAPYKMIRSLQYVQDSVVLGDHSASEMQRFMLTAIDERLRAADPSAFRDPRNVDAALVYVMSGGNPATLDLLAGRDIEGNFDSRVTEALRQYLNGKGPLIIESLTKAAPEYRNSRIGPYLFLILGNAMSQQDPVEAMKHYDWARLTAPGTIIEEAALRRSVSLAARAGLPEKGFRYALNYARRYLTSPYASQFADVFVELAVAHFDEMADGRVSEILSFMDSARQREVYLRVARRAAIAGNQPLARLASKRAEELAGDDGARSQVLASFYEGLAAVPSADVFSATEALDAIPEEKLSLRDRALRDAAKAVADAVVRPPSAESLAQAPAPIAERRPAGEQSGVVAEESGSGISPFGEPAEEAPDKRSEDPSDAGTNETDVAASGDPVLDGFLASGRSKIEEIDALLKGEGL; this is encoded by the coding sequence ATGCTAAAGCGGCTCGGCACCATTCTGTCGGCATCGGCGCTTGCCGTTCCCCTCGCGTTCGGTCCTGCCCGCGCGAACGGAACGGAAGAACTCGCACCCTACAAGATGATCAGATCGCTGCAATATGTGCAGGATTCGGTGGTGCTCGGCGACCATTCGGCGAGCGAGATGCAGCGCTTCATGCTCACCGCGATCGACGAGCGGCTGAGAGCCGCCGATCCCTCGGCGTTTCGCGATCCGCGCAACGTCGACGCGGCTCTCGTCTACGTCATGAGCGGCGGCAATCCCGCGACGCTCGACCTTCTGGCCGGCCGCGACATCGAGGGCAATTTCGATTCGCGGGTAACCGAAGCGCTCAGGCAATATCTGAACGGCAAAGGCCCTCTGATCATCGAAAGCCTCACCAAGGCTGCCCCGGAATACCGGAATTCACGCATCGGTCCGTATCTGTTCCTGATCCTCGGCAACGCCATGTCGCAGCAGGATCCGGTCGAGGCGATGAAGCATTACGATTGGGCGCGCCTGACGGCACCGGGGACCATCATCGAGGAGGCTGCCCTTCGCCGCTCGGTTTCGCTGGCGGCGCGAGCCGGCCTTCCGGAGAAGGGCTTTCGCTATGCGCTGAATTATGCGCGACGCTATCTCACGTCACCCTATGCGAGCCAGTTTGCCGACGTCTTCGTCGAGCTGGCGGTCGCCCATTTCGACGAGATGGCCGATGGGCGCGTCTCGGAGATACTCTCTTTCATGGACAGCGCGCGCCAGCGCGAGGTCTATCTGCGGGTGGCGCGCCGCGCGGCGATCGCCGGCAACCAGCCCCTGGCGCGCCTCGCGTCCAAGCGAGCCGAGGAGCTCGCGGGAGATGACGGCGCGAGATCGCAGGTGCTTGCGAGCTTCTATGAGGGGCTGGCTGCCGTACCATCCGCGGACGTCTTCTCGGCAACCGAGGCGCTTGATGCGATTCCCGAGGAAAAGCTGTCGCTGCGCGACCGCGCCCTGCGCGATGCGGCCAAGGCCGTTGCCGATGCGGTTGTCAGGCCACCATCGGCAGAAAGCCTGGCGCAAGCACCTGCGCCTATAGCGGAAAGACGACCGGCCGGGGAGCAAAGCGGGGTGGTTGCGGAGGAAAGCGGAAGCGGCATCAGCCCCTTCGGCGAGCCTGCCGAGGAGGCGCCCGACAAGCGTTCCGAGGACCCGTCCGACGCCGGAACGAACGAAACCGATGTTGCCGCTTCAGGCGACCCGGTTCTCGACGGCTTTCTTGCCAGCGGTCGTTCGAAGATCGAGGAGATCGATGCGCTGCTGAAGGGGGAGGGACTATGA
- the fliK gene encoding flagellar hook-length control protein FliK, with amino-acid sequence MRPLDESLRAPAAGRPGQSLSGRGRPEAEPGAFGEAIADAGRRKAQGQGGHTSAGAAQPDPAASGGRVSAAPEADAFGGDDPASIADAASPDTRLTSGRANAAREQAAKRLPQTHLDGTQHLSRERESDGTEIGEPTERGAGRSREPVRTSTGAVDKTPDVAVTEGGENGAAAGGTVSDLLSMLTGAVPVAAAASRREGESKPVPAVRGVTKGVDGTSPETAKDEHRTNGDVAGGEPDRLFRFARADGKGQAVSMSISPDGERARVENSRSPGKSTVETVTVLEARRFLGLAVSDNATSVTTAIAGDSGWAEALQSAAAAAKPEAWSQAGKTLNVLKIQMHPIDLGVVTATLRLKEDELQVDLKVETGEAFRQLRDDQSEMVKALRAQGFAVDQVNIVFNGGGDSANGSGGQSQAQAQPGHEGRERAGEEGGQGRQPRDGGQAVTERRAGNDGTDDVPGGGERSRTGHVYI; translated from the coding sequence ATGAGGCCTCTTGACGAAAGTTTGCGGGCGCCGGCCGCCGGCAGGCCGGGGCAGTCGCTGAGCGGCCGGGGTCGGCCGGAGGCCGAACCGGGCGCCTTTGGCGAGGCGATCGCCGATGCAGGCCGCCGCAAGGCGCAGGGGCAAGGCGGCCACACATCGGCGGGCGCAGCGCAACCGGACCCCGCCGCGAGCGGCGGTCGCGTATCGGCGGCGCCGGAGGCGGACGCCTTTGGCGGGGATGATCCGGCATCCATCGCGGATGCTGCATCGCCGGACACACGGCTCACGTCCGGGCGCGCGAATGCGGCGCGGGAACAAGCGGCGAAGCGGTTGCCGCAAACCCATCTCGACGGTACGCAGCATCTGTCGCGCGAACGCGAGAGTGACGGAACGGAAATCGGCGAGCCGACGGAGCGGGGGGCCGGCCGCTCGCGCGAGCCGGTACGGACCTCGACCGGTGCCGTGGATAAAACGCCGGATGTGGCGGTGACGGAGGGTGGCGAGAACGGCGCAGCAGCCGGCGGAACCGTCTCCGATCTCCTGTCGATGCTCACGGGCGCCGTGCCCGTGGCGGCTGCGGCTTCGCGGCGGGAAGGCGAGTCTAAGCCGGTCCCGGCAGTTCGCGGCGTGACGAAAGGTGTAGACGGCACATCGCCGGAAACGGCGAAAGATGAGCATAGGACGAACGGAGACGTGGCCGGCGGCGAGCCGGATCGGCTCTTCCGCTTCGCCCGTGCCGACGGCAAGGGGCAGGCCGTTTCCATGAGCATTTCGCCGGATGGCGAGCGGGCTAGGGTGGAGAACAGCCGATCGCCGGGCAAATCCACAGTGGAGACCGTGACCGTTCTGGAGGCGCGCCGATTTCTCGGGCTTGCGGTCAGCGATAACGCCACGTCGGTGACGACTGCGATCGCCGGCGATAGCGGATGGGCCGAGGCGCTTCAATCCGCCGCTGCGGCGGCGAAACCCGAAGCCTGGAGCCAGGCGGGCAAGACGCTCAACGTGCTGAAGATCCAGATGCACCCGATCGACCTCGGCGTCGTGACGGCGACGCTGAGGCTGAAGGAAGACGAGCTACAGGTCGATCTGAAGGTCGAAACCGGCGAGGCCTTCCGCCAGCTGCGCGACGATCAGAGCGAGATGGTGAAGGCCCTGCGGGCACAAGGGTTTGCGGTCGATCAGGTGAATATCGTCTTCAACGGCGGCGGCGATTCGGCAAATGGCAGCGGCGGACAGTCTCAGGCGCAGGCACAGCCCGGTCACGAGGGCCGTGAGCGGGCAGGGGAAGAGGGCGGCCAAGGGCGTCAGCCACGGGATGGCGGTCAGGCGGTGACGGAAAGGCGGGCGGGCAATGATGGAACGGACGATGTGCCTGGTGGTGGTGAGCGTTCTCGCACTGGCCACGTCTACATCTAG